Genomic segment of Alteribacter lacisalsi:
TGAAAAATAAGTTAAGGGTACCTGCTGGTGCGGATGCTCCATCAGATAATGTGTCATATCGACCAGCCGGCCGCTTCTGCGAAATTTCATCGAGTACCTCCGTGTAAAAACCGAATATTTTAATGTAAATATATCATTTTCATACGGATTTTACAAACCGACTCTGTTCACAGATGATGTTTTGCTCCGAGAAGGCGTACGACAAATACCTGGCTGACAAAACCCTTCAGTCCATTGTAAATCCGGTCGGCCCGTGACTGATTCTGAAGAAGAGCATAGACGGTCGGTCCGCTGCCGCTCATCAGAACACCTTCAGCTCCAAAACTTCTCACACGTTCCTTCAGACTTTTCACTTCCGGATAAAGTCCAAACGTAGCGTCTTCCATGGCATTTCCGAGCCCTTCACAGATGCCGCGGAAATTCTTTTCTCTGATTGCCTTTACGACAGCAGCAGTATCCGGATGTTTCAGATGATCCAGATCAAGCTTGCCGTAAATGTCCTTCGTTGAGGCTCCCATCGGCGGTTTGACGAGAACGACCCAGCACGGAGGAGGCGATGGGATGTGCTCAAGCTTTTCCCCCCGTCCTCTGGCTATAGCCGTTCCGCCGTAAACACAGAACGGCACATCCGAACCAATTTCTGCTCCCAGCTCCGCCAGTTTATCGATCGTCGTTCCCAGCCTCCATAATCGGTTCAGCCCTCTGAGGGTGGCTGCAGCATCAGTGCTGCCGCCTGCAAGCCCGGCAGAAACAGGGATATTTTTTTCAATAAAAATATGTACACCTGCTTTTACACCAAACTCGGTTTTAAGCAGTTTGGCTGCCTGGTATGCAAGGTTCTGCTCATTTCCCGGCACAAACCCCTTATCCACGTCAACGCTGATCCTGCCGTCATCCCTGAGAGTCAGGTGAATCCGGTCGGCAAGATCGACCGTTGTCATAATCATTTCCACCTCATGATAGCCGTCATCCCGTTTACCAAGCACATCAAGAGTCAGATTAATTTTTGCGGGCGCTTTTTCAATAAGATGCATCTTTTCCACCTACTTTAGTTCCGTTCTTTCCTGCTTCCGCTATTTTACCACTCCTTGCAGGAACCGACCAGTTCCGACATGAAGCAAATATCACACGTTAGCCGTTCAGAGACAGAATGTCCTATCAGTATGACCGTAATCAGACCGGGACTTAACATTAAAGTACTAAATAGGACCGGGAAATGCTTCCCGGTCCTGCCGCCAAACGTATCTGATTAGTGTCGGTTTCGGTTCTCTTCTGCCATGCGCTGCTCGGCCATTTCCACGGCCCGTTTTACCATATTGCCGGCATCTTTTGATCTGATGCCTCCCCAGCCCTGCTTTTGAACGGTATCATAGAACCCCAGTTCTTTTGCCAGCTCGTTCTTAAAGCCTTCTGACATGGTACCTCGTCTTCTTCCCATCACGTCCACTCCCTTTCATCCGGCGGCGTTTTTATCATTCCCGGCCGCAAGAGCAGGCATGAAGGGAAGCGGAATACAATTTGTGGAACGAGGCCGGGAGTACAGACGAAAACAGACGTCGCTTCAGACTCCTCGGAAGAAGTAATCCTCCTGGCTCCGCTGCAAGCCGTACGTTCGCATGCAGCTTAAGTAGACAAAATAAAAAACGATTATCCAAAAAAGGATCCAAGATCGTTCCCTTGGACGTTTTTTTGAATAATCGCCGGTGACGCACCTGAAGCAGGTGATGTACACTCTATACAGATTCAGTAGCAGTTTCTTCTTCAGGCAGTGATAGCTGAACAGTATCTGTCAATACATCAGTGTAGCTGTAGGATACTCGTTCAAAAGCGTTGGCATCCTGATCGAGCTTGATAATAAACACGGAAGGATAGGTTCCTTCAAGAAGGCCGGATCGTTCGATCGTTTTCCTTCTTCCACCATTTGCCTTAATCGTGACTCGTTTGCCGACATTTTCGTCAAGCGTACGCTTGATTTCAATCAACGTTTTTCCCATACACTCCACCTCACTGTATATACAATAACACCATTCGACACAATTGTCAAATTTAATAAAACTTAAAATTATAACAACCCGGATGATGTATGTCAATTGCCGTTTTTCAGGACATAAAACGCCATAAAAAACGCCTGAGGATAGTTTGTGCAGTTCTCACATTTTTATGTAAATATGCATCCAAACCCTGAATTTCTTAAGATAACAGCCGAAAAGAGCTCCAGGACAGCACCTGCAGCTCACTCGTATTATTCTTCGTATTCTTCCTGTTCAACCGGGATCCCTCTTCTGAGCTTTCCGGTTGTTTCAATGCCGCCCATTCCCCGCTCTCCGGTCAGGGTATGCTTGAGCAGATCCCACAGTCCGACACGGTCCATGAAAGGTGTAAGGCTTACTTTTGCCACAACATACACAGGGTCAAGCGCGTGGATATTAATCCGTTCCGGAGAACTTGCAAAGTTGGCCCCTGCTCTTAATATAGCCTGAAAATAAGACTGACAGGCACCGGCAAAGATGACGAGATTGTCCATATAAGGCACTACTTTTCTCGCTTCTTTTACAGCGTCGATAAAGTATTTAGAATTGCGGTAGGCTTTCAGTTCATCTTTCCCACCTTTATTTTTCATGTATGCATCGTGCCCCGTAATCACGAGAATATCCGGCCTTACCATTTCAAGAAGAGAAGCGACCTGAAGTGGCATTTCCTTTTCCGGGATGGAGACCCCGTAAACAGGCACACCCAGCCGGTCATACACAGCCGTACATTTTTTCAGATATAGCGGGTCCCCATCGATATGAAGAATCCGGCCGGGCAGCTCAAAAAAAGCATGCTTTTCCGTATAGCCTGAAGTAATTTCATATTCGGATTGCTCACGTATGAGCTTACGATCCTGACGAAACAACTGATAGCAGCTTTCTTCTTTTTCCTGAAAAACTTTCGTATGCTCCTTGCGCTGGGCTTCTTCCATAACGACAAGATCTGTGACAGGTGCATCTGCCACAAGGCGCATTTCTTCCCCGAATAATTCAGCCGTTGCCCCGTTTACCGCAATGACCCTGAACAGGACATCACAGTTGTAGGACGCTCTGCCAACGATCTGACCGACTTTAATCCCCTGCATGACAAACGCCTCCTCACACGATAACGTATGCGTAAGAAGGCGTAACAGTGCCTGGCGGCTGTGATTTTCCAGCTTTTATTCGCCGTATTTCGCAAAGAAGGTGTCGCTGAGAACCGCAAACTCTTCCATAGAGAGCGTTTCTCCTCTTCTTTTTGGATCAATACCGGCTTCTGCACAAAGGCTTTCCACAGAAGCTTTATTTTCTTTGGCGTCAAAATGCTGTACCAGATTGTT
This window contains:
- the ispE gene encoding 4-(cytidine 5'-diphospho)-2-C-methyl-D-erythritol kinase, which translates into the protein MHLIEKAPAKINLTLDVLGKRDDGYHEVEMIMTTVDLADRIHLTLRDDGRISVDVDKGFVPGNEQNLAYQAAKLLKTEFGVKAGVHIFIEKNIPVSAGLAGGSTDAAATLRGLNRLWRLGTTIDKLAELGAEIGSDVPFCVYGGTAIARGRGEKLEHIPSPPPCWVVLVKPPMGASTKDIYGKLDLDHLKHPDTAAVVKAIREKNFRGICEGLGNAMEDATFGLYPEVKSLKERVRSFGAEGVLMSGSGPTVYALLQNQSRADRIYNGLKGFVSQVFVVRLLGAKHHL
- a CDS encoding small, acid-soluble spore protein, alpha/beta type, with protein sequence MGRRRGTMSEGFKNELAKELGFYDTVQKQGWGGIRSKDAGNMVKRAVEMAEQRMAEENRNRH
- the veg gene encoding biofilm formation stimulator Veg, with product MGKTLIEIKRTLDENVGKRVTIKANGGRRKTIERSGLLEGTYPSVFIIKLDQDANAFERVSYSYTDVLTDTVQLSLPEEETATESV
- the yabG gene encoding sporulation peptidase YabG, which gives rise to MQGIKVGQIVGRASYNCDVLFRVIAVNGATAELFGEEMRLVADAPVTDLVVMEEAQRKEHTKVFQEKEESCYQLFRQDRKLIREQSEYEITSGYTEKHAFFELPGRILHIDGDPLYLKKCTAVYDRLGVPVYGVSIPEKEMPLQVASLLEMVRPDILVITGHDAYMKNKGGKDELKAYRNSKYFIDAVKEARKVVPYMDNLVIFAGACQSYFQAILRAGANFASSPERINIHALDPVYVVAKVSLTPFMDRVGLWDLLKHTLTGERGMGGIETTGKLRRGIPVEQEEYEE